The segment GATTCGGCTCAAAAACGGTCATAACGGGAGACATTACCCAGATAGACCTTGGGAGGGAACAGAACTCCGGGCTGATCGAAGCCATGAACATCCTCTCCGGAATAAAGGGAATAGAGTTCGTCAACTTCTCGAAAACCGACGTCATAAGGCACCCTCTCGTGATGAAGATAATAGACGCGTACGAAAAAATTAAGGATAATGTGAGCGGACTTACCCCGTAACAGGAGAAAACAGATGAAAACACTCGCCGCCTTTCTTCTCGCAGCCATGCTTCTTGCTCCCTCGTGCAAAAGATGGGAGAATCCGGCAGCTTCAATGATCTCGGCTGACAAATCCGTAGTGGTTCTCGTGCTTAATCCCTCGGTATACGCGATGCAGGAAGTGCGCGTCAAAGGAAAGGTGTGGGAGATCGAAACGATGGGGGAACCGGCAAAATCGGCGACTTTTAAGCTCGCCGACAGCGACGGAACCTACATAACTGTCGTCTGGGAAAAAGAACTCTCTTTTGCCGAGGGGGACATAGTGGAAGCTTCGGGCCTTTTCGACAGCAACTTCATCTCATCTGAGAACAGGTTCGACCCCAGGCTTGCGGCGCAGACGATCAAGGTTCTAAAAGAGAACTGACTACCGGGAAAAAACGCAGTCTCTCAGTTCCAGGTACATGTCGCGCTGCGGTCCCACCGAAACGATCCAGACCGGAACTCCGGTCAGTTCCTCAACCCTCTTTATGAAACGCAGGGCGTTTGGGGGCAGCTGTTCAGCGCTCTTTATCCCGGCCAGATCCTCATCCCACCCGTCCATCTCCTCGTATGAGGGCTCGCAGTTCTCAAGAACGGAGAGGCTTGCGGGAAATTCCCTCATGATCGATCCGTTATATCCGTAGCTCGTGCATATCTTTACTTTTTCAAAGCCCGAAAGCACGTCAAGCTTCGTAAGGGCAATGGCGGTTACGCCGTTTGTTCTAAGCGCATAGTCAAGCGCGACTGCGTCAAGCCATCCGCACCTTCTGCTTCTCCCCGTGGTAGCCCCGTATTCCTCTCCTTCCCTTCTGAGCGCATCCTGTATCTCGCCCGATTCCTCCGTTGGAAAGGGGCCTTCCCCGACCCTGGTGGTATACGCCTTAGCGACTCCCACTATGGAGCTTACGAGTGCCGGTACCGCTCCGGTCCCGGAAAACACGCCCCCAAGACCCGCGTTTGACGACGTGACGTAGGGGTAAGTGCCGAAATCGATATCAAGAAGTGATCCCTGAGCCCCTTCAAAAAGGATCCTCTTGCCCTCATCGCCGCTTCTGCGGATAATCGCGGAGACATCCGCGATGAAGGGTCCGAGAACCTCGCCGTACCCGACGTACTCTTCATACACGCTCTCGGGATCAAGGGGTTCCGCCCCGAGAACCTTCTCTATATACGCGTTTCTCTCGGTCATGACGGAAATGAGTCTGTGGCGAAAGGCTTCGGGTTCGGCAAGATCAAGCATCCTTATGCCCCGCCTTGCGTACTTGTCTTCGTAGACCGGGCCTATTCCCCTGCCGGTAGTGCCTATTTTCCTTCCGCTTGCGCGCCGCTTCTCCCTAAGCAGGTCTATTTCCCTGTGATAGGGCATTATCACGTGGGCCCTGTCGCTTACGAGAAAATTAGAGGGGCTCACCGGATACCCGGCACTTCTGAGTGCGTCTATTTCCGCGACCAGCACCTTGGGATCAACGACCACCCCGTTTCCGATAAGAGACAGGCTGTTTTCCCTGAGTATGCCCGAGGGCACGTGGTGGAGTATGATCTTCTTTCCGTCCGTAACAATGGTGTGGCCCGCATTGTTTCCGCCCTGGTATCTCACCACCAGGTCGGTCCTTGAGGCTATGAGATCCACTATCCTTCCCTTGCCCTCATCCCCCCACTGCGTACCCAGGACCACTATGCTCGGCAAGCCTAGAGCCCTCCTCCGGTAAGAAGTTCCTCGAGATTGGAAAATTCCCTGATCGACCCGGTCCGGGATTCGACCAGCTTCATCTCGGAAGGAGATTCAAGCTCTATGATCCCGTATGTGGCGAACGAGCCGTCCCCGTCGAAGAAATTATTGGAATCGATCATGTCCGCGTAGCTTCCGGTTAAGTCAAGTATGACCTTGAAGCTGCTTGAACGCAGCCATTCGGCAAGCCTTATGGCGTCACTTCTGAGATTCTGGCTTTTGGGCACTATTATGAAATGGACCTGGTTCTCGCCGTCGCTGCTCTTGGTGTTCTGCATAAGCGCCTCGGCGTCTATCGCGAATCCCGCGGCGGGGACGCTGCGCCCGTACCGGCTGACTAGGCCGTCGTACCTGCCGCCCGTAACCAGGGAAGCGGGAGCGACAGACGAT is part of the Candidatus Dadabacteria bacterium genome and harbors:
- a CDS encoding adenylosuccinate synthase, yielding MPSIVVLGTQWGDEGKGRIVDLIASRTDLVVRYQGGNNAGHTIVTDGKKIILHHVPSGILRENSLSLIGNGVVVDPKVLVAEIDALRSAGYPVSPSNFLVSDRAHVIMPYHREIDLLREKRRASGRKIGTTGRGIGPVYEDKYARRGIRMLDLAEPEAFRHRLISVMTERNAYIEKVLGAEPLDPESVYEEYVGYGEVLGPFIADVSAIIRRSGDEGKRILFEGAQGSLLDIDFGTYPYVTSSNAGLGGVFSGTGAVPALVSSIVGVAKAYTTRVGEGPFPTEESGEIQDALRREGEEYGATTGRSRRCGWLDAVALDYALRTNGVTAIALTKLDVLSGFEKVKICTSYGYNGSIMREFPASLSVLENCEPSYEEMDGWDEDLAGIKSAEQLPPNALRFIKRVEELTGVPVWIVSVGPQRDMYLELRDCVFSR